CAAAATGTATGGCACGTGGCACAATGAAACTGATATTGATACCTgcaacataaaatcttgatatAAATTGAATTAATCCCTAAATACATAATGTCACTTACCAATTGCTCAGTATTGCATGCCTGCGTCATCTTTATAAAGCAATCACTTGCTGCCTTTCTTCTGGGATTCCTTCGTTTCACCTCAAAAACATAAAGACCATTTTTATcctcagtgttatcctgaaaTAAATGGAAGAGATTGGATTTACATATTCCCTAAATACAGGGTATATTCTTCACCATTTTCTAATACTACTGAAGATATAAAGTatgttcttctttcccaccgttatccctacattaaggggttggttacctaatgtgccttctccactgccttctatcaaaaggCATCATCCTACATCAAACCTCTTCTGTCCatgtcttccttcactttatctcaccatctaattccctgtctccctcttgatcttaatccaacactaacttcaaagttaaCTGTTTTCCCAACTGCTGTTATAACTGTTATTTAGCACCAACATTTAGATAAAGGATTGTGTAcctgtatgattattattatttggaaattagtacttattattatgtatataatttatttatcatacaaaacaagCATACATACTAAATCCCAAGAACTGACCTTAGAAAATCCCAAAAAAATcctatgataaattttttttgtacatcTCACAAAACTTAGtcctaaataatctctctctctctctctctctctctctctctctctctctctctctctctctctctctcttttattggctgtatatatatttttaatggtaaaatgtttaagactactttgaaattataataatatcatttctacAGTAATACGATTAtcatttaaggtatatttgattaGGATGATAATTTTAAgtatatacatttggtatctgaagtTTCAACATACGCAGTTATAAGCACTTTTAGAGGAGGGGTGTTAACTATTCGTGGATTTCAACTATTCGTGGGGGCTCTGGTACGCATTCCTGTGAAAATGGGGGTTTACTGTACTGTCGTTAGGAGCAGACAATAAAGGAAGTAAAATGCCAATGACCCGTTTTATTTTATCTGACTCTCTCCTCTTCCTATATTAAGGAATTTATTCAAAAATTCTTCTGACTACTCCCTTAACTCTTCTCACCTGCAGTTGAAATCGTACCCCTAACCCTTACAACCAGTACAAACTAGGTGCCTATCTAACCCTATTGAATACCTACTTTTAACACAGTACTCATTCCTGCAATAACTGACAGTCAAAGACATCCTGAGCATACAAAACAAAGTTACATTACCGTGAAAAACAGCTAACAGTCAAACTTGCGAATACACTAAGCACCACACAGAAgaggaacaaaaaaaattctgacaaGAACTAAAACATTCCAGACACACCTGGTAGAGAACAGGTGATCTAGTCATCCAGGCTATAAGCATGCCAGCATCTCCATCTTAGTCCTTTCTTCATAAGACTAGCTATATTATTCCCTATCAATAACAAACAGTTAAACTACTTACCTCTATCTCATGTCCTTCAGCTCTTGACAATTCTGGTCCACATACTACATCTTCACCCTCACTAGACTTTCCTAGGTAATATTCAATGACAGAAACTGGCAATCTTTCAATCTAAAAGAAAACCACAACAATAATCAGAACCTTTTAAAATGTAAAGCAATATACTTATACCAGTTATGTTGTAAACTGcaaaatataattcaaataataatcaaatgataatttagaggcatttgtatacaggcagtccccgggttacgacggtgtcggcttacgacgttccgaggttacgacgcctacaacgctcatctgggaaatgaaatatgacaccaaaaatgcaaaataatcaatatttgaaggtatttttgatgaaaaatgccataagaatgcagtttacatagttttcaatgcacccaaagcattaaaagtaaggttttcttaggatttttgacgatgttccggcttacgaagcgtctcaagaacggaacccctgtcgtaacccggggaacGCCTGTACTCCTAGAGATCCATAAGACTGACCAACCAATCTCAAACACATAATTCTTTTATACGTAGTTGGTCTCGGCAAGAGTAGTGCTTGTTGGCACAGTGGTAGAATATAAAGGAGTCAGGACCAGAGGGCTCTATCTCCTGTCCACAGCGACTGTCTTAGTTCTCCCTTCATCCTACTCACATAAGATGTGACAACAGTGCTTATGTCAGCTATCTCATTACACTGGTCTGTCCAAGAGTTCACTGATTCTTAAGTTTTGCTGTTTGAatgcattttcagttatttttttttgagttttaactaacaaaatagacagtttaaagcatttttataggggtttcaactattcactAGTTTGAGCTAtttgcgaggggggggggggggtgtctggtatccatcccccgcaaatacggggggaacactaaGCTTTCTGAAACAGTAGTTATGATTCATCCAAAACAATTATCAATTACATTCCAGACACTGTACCTGGATACAAAATGCTTCCTAAAACAAACTGATAAACTGCAACTAAAATCCACTACACTATGTACTACTTCAATAATTCAGTCCCAGTTTTCAGGAGAAATTTAATAAGACAGAACACACGGCAATAAATTATGATATTTGGGACCATTACAACAAATGTCATTTGGTAAATTTATCCCTAATTACAAACCCTCAccactgaaacaaataaaaaaatcaataggcTGCAGAATATGATTAAAACAAATAGTTTTAATCCCTTAAACAAACATTATCAATGACAAATTCACCAATAAACATCCTATTCAGATTGAATGCTGCAACAAGAGGCTATATCAATCCACTTACCTCcaataaaatttctttattttgcttcattttctcattctgttttctttttttggctgACAAAGGCTGAAATAGAACACAGATAATTACAGTAAAACTTAATCTTGCACTACATATTTCTGTTCTTGAAGTAGCCAAGAACAAATTAGTTTTGAAAAGGGTAACATTCAGAGAGCATTTCTAAAATAACTAAAACATTGCAAATGTAATTCACTGTTACAGTATTTCACATACCAAGACAACTTTTTACCCTAAATAAATTTACATGTCCAAATGTGCTCAATAGGTTGTCACAATAGGTTGTAGGTTGTATTGACCTctccaattaaaataaaaatgagtaaaaagcAATAAGTCATCTCAGCAGCAGATAGACACGCCAGCACTTCTTATCTCATGCCTCTCTTCATGAAAATCTGTAGCAATAGTTATTCTATATCAATAACAAACAACATTAAACTGCTTACCTTTATATTATGTCTTGTAGCATCTGAACCTATAACAGGCAAGAGTTTTCTTTTGACTTTTGACAATTTTGGTTTAAATACATCTCTGGCCTCGTTAGGTGGCTTTCCAAGGTAATATTCAATGAGAGAAGCTGGCAATTTTTTTATCtgaaagaaaatacaaacaaatcagaacttattaaaatgtaaaactatACCAAAACGTACCTAACAAGTATACATTGTCAACTGCAAAACAACTCAAAATCATAATCAagtaataaatagttgttaagagAAGCAAAATTGTACTAAACATCACGTACAAAATACAGTGTCGTCATCATAAAGAGTTTTATGAAAGGTTTACTCTTTAAGGGGCTAGACATATGAAGagcattttcagttatttattttcagttcgtAGACGGTGTGTATACAGGTAAAATTAGAAATTTTGTACGTACAGTAAACACATACAGAGAAATAGAAATAGTAATACATAGGCTGTAAAATATGTGTTAGCaataactacgagagagagagagagagagagagagagagagagaaaacttataattacataaaaaataaaaaaacacttttgcagggtttctcgAGGATTTGCAAATGTTCGCCTGCCAGTGAAAAACTTGTGTATGTCAATTAGTTAGGTTCAAATGAAAAATTTGTCTATGAATTTGTGCAAATTCGGGGTATTACATTAGCACGTtacatatacagtagtgcctcaggttacgaaattaatccattccgaagcggccttcgtaacctcatttttttgtatctagaactacgttttacatgtagatTGCCTAATTTGTTataagccctacaaaaacaccacagtaaattttataataaagctaaattgaccaataaacaatgaattacaacaatttggaccattcaatacctaacctaaccgtgattgtacctgtaaataaagtgtattagtgtacagggtacaagaaatactgtacgtacatgtacatacgtatgtagtaaaatgtggaaccttacctttcgagtgaggcgatgtccgaaaatggcaacagaggaggaggacaaatggcagaaaacatgaacacttaactttatgaagcaca
This is a stretch of genomic DNA from Macrobrachium nipponense isolate FS-2020 chromosome 46, ASM1510439v2, whole genome shotgun sequence. It encodes these proteins:
- the LOC135214955 gene encoding uncharacterized protein LOC135214955 isoform X2; translation: MASHMSKMTLHWSEIKKLPASLIEYYLGKPPNEARDVFKPKLSKVKRKLLPVIGSDATRHNIKPLSAKKRKQNEKMKQNKEILLEIERLPVSVIEYYLGKSSEGEDVVCGPELSRAEGHEIEDNTEDKNGLYVFEVKRRNPRRKAASDCFIKMTQACNTEQLSTKSRSKRDNWVTHEVRKNPRRKAALETCEKITKAYQDMDDTEDFDDTSSEDVKKSSKRKEVNDDASYYSDSDSSLSSDDVKKPPKVKESKFGEIPEPEFSEYEKAAQAKLASHKDFLKSLSIQSWDEI
- the LOC135214955 gene encoding uncharacterized protein LOC135214955 isoform X3 yields the protein MIKKLPASLIEYYLGKPPNEARDVFKPKLSKVKRKLLPVIGSDATRHNIKPLSAKKRKQNEKMKQNKEILLEIERLPVSVIEYYLGKSSEGEDVVCGPELSRAEGHEIEDNTEDKNGLYVFEVKRRNPRRKAASDCFIKMTQACNTEQLSTKSRSKRDNWVTHEVRKNPRRKAALETCEKITKAYQDMDDTEDFDDTSSEDVKKSSKRKEVNDDASYYSDSDSSLSSDDVKKPPKVKESKFGEIPEPEFSEYEKAAQAKLASHKDFLKSLSIQSWDEI